From Herbaspirillum sp. WKF16:
ACAATTGCATTCGTAACGCACGCCGCCGCCGTCGAGGCCCTCTCCCCTGATCCAACCCAAGACGACTAAATCCCCGGGCGAGACCTTGGTCACTCCATCCCCCACAGAAATCACCCGGCCCGACCCCTCGTGCCCCAGCATGTGGGGAAGATAGGCATCGGGTCCACGCTTCCCCCGCACTTCCATCAACTGGCTGTGGCACACGCCGCTATATGCCAGCTTCACCAGAAGCTGGCCTCGTTGCGGAGCTGCCAATGCGACACCATTGACAATGCTTAGCGGTTGACCGGTCTCGGTCAGAACGGCAGCCTTCATGTGCAGTGGTTGGGACGGATCTCTCACCAAGGCATCTCCGCCTTGGTACTGATGAAGATACCGCCTTCTTTGTACGATATCGGCATGTGCGCGAAGTCCCTGACCGACTGCCATCCAAGTTTTTGGGCAAAAATGTTGATGGAGCTACCGTCAAACTTATCGAACACATCTCGAGCGTTTTCGGGCGAGCCAATTTCAACGAAGGCATCGATACGGTCCCAGTCTTCCAGCTCGATGGCCTTGAGGATTACCGCCTCGTGTCCTTCCGCATCGATTTTGAGGAAATCGACGCGTTTGACAATATCCTTGATGTCAAGAACATCGACATCGAACCGCTCAAGATCTCCATATGGGCTAGCCTTGGCGCCGGCAAGATGACTGCTGGTGGTATTGCCAAGGACACGCACGAATTGCATCTGGCCGACCTTCTCCGATACGGCCGCCTTATACACTTTGGCATTGGTGACATCGTTCAGTGCCAGATTACGCATCAGCTTGTCATAGTGAGCTGGGTCCGGTTCGAACGCTTCTACTTCGCATCCCGCCCTGGACAGCAGGACAGTATGCAGCCCCATGTTTGCGCCAATATCGGCAGCGCGCTGATAACGCCCCTTGTTGCGGTAATAGAAAGCGAACATTAACAGCTCGTCCAAGCCAAACAAATCGATCGAGTCGATTGCCCCCATCTTTTCATAAGGTAGCGTCAACTCGCCAAACTCAGCGAGGAGAACCGGTTTGCCAGCCTCAAAGACAGGCTTTGCTTCCAGAAAGGCCTGTTTGACCACTCCATCGACAAAACTATAGAACGCGCTGCCTCGCGGGTGTTGGGCAGGATTCGTGGCCAGGAATTCCAACAGTGTTTCAAAGCGGTCTAATAGCATCTCGACTCTCAATTTTCAAAAGAACGTAAGGCCACGAGTTTTTCCCGTGGCATGAGGGGCATTTGGTCGTCCAGCGGCGCTCCAGACTTGAGCACCGGATAAAGCTTTTGGTCTATGCGAATCTCGACGTTGCAAAATACCGGCCCGGGTCTGCGATAGACCTCATCCAATCGCCGGGTAATATGTGCGCTGTCATCGATGGTAATAACCGGTAGCCCCATGGCGGCCGCCACAGCCCGAAAGTCCGACAGACCAAGTCCGGAGTTCGGATCGACGCCTGCGTAGTGCCCTTCCAGCCAAGTTTCCAATGTCTGCTTTTGAATTCCGTGCGAATGGTTATTGAACAAGATAATCTTGATCGGCAGTCCATGACGCACCACGGTAGCCAGCTCTCCCAGGCATAACTGCAGCCCGCCATCACCGATGATGCAGGTAATGGGTGAACCAGGGGCGGCAAAAGCTCCCCCGATGGCAGCGGGCACCGCGTAACCCATAGGGGTGAAATTCCATGCCGAAAGCAAGCGCTGCCGGGCCTTGACGCGCAGGTTGTTGCAGGTCCACGTCAGATTGCCGCCCGTATCGACAAAGATAATCTCGTCGTCCGCCAGAGCATCCGACAGTGCCCGTACAAAATGATTGGCATCGACAAAGCCCGAACCGGCGGCGGGTTCTGGGAGAACGTCCTCAGGCAACTCTCGCCTCCAATGTGCGATCTTGGATAACCAGGCCGAAATGTCCGGTGGCACGAAGTCCGAAGCGACAGAAACGGCAGCCCGGAGGAATTCTTCCATGGATGCATGGATACGCTCCGAGATCTCGATACCGTAGCCATCGAATTTATCCATTTCACCCCGATCAATGTCGACCATAACAATACGCGCGCTTGGAGCGAAATCCTTGAGCGCGCCGCCCGTCAGGTTTTGTGACAACCTGGTTCCAAGGCAAATCAACAAGTCGGCATTTTGTACGACGAAATTGCCAAGTCGCGAACCATATACCCCAAAGGTGCCGATGCGATTGGTCCAGTCCGACGGCAGCAAATCCAGTCCTGCCCAAGTCTGCACTACCGGCACTTCAATGTCGCGCAAGAAAGCTCGCAGCTCTTCCGTCCTGCGCGGAGTACTAAAACCTCCGCCGACGACGATGACGGGCCTCCGGGCCGAACTGATCTGCTGCAGCAATGTCTTCACCTGCTGCAGGAGCAGCGATGGCAATGTGTGGGCGGCCTCAACAACTTCGGATCCCACTGCGGCTTCGACATCAGCTCGTTGCAGATCGTCTGGTATGTCGATGAGCACCGGGCCGGGGCGTCCACCGCGCGCCGCAAGATACGCATGCTCAAGAGCCGTGCCGATCTCCTTGGGGTCAGCAATCTGCTGCGCGGACTTGGTCACGCTCGAATAGATGGAGAGCGTATCGGTCTCCTGGAAGCCCACTTGGCGCACCTGCCGCGCCCCTTTCAGGCGGTTGGTTGCAACCTGCCCGGTTAGCATCAGCGTCGGCACAGAATCGTAGTAGGAGCAACACACACCGGTCAGAAGATTGGTGGCGCCGGGGCCAGACGTCACCACACACGCCCCGACCTGACCCGAGACTCGATAGTAGCCGTCCGCAGCGATCGCGGCGGATTGCTCGTGCGCCATGAACACTGGTTGTACTTCCGGGTGCCTGGATGCCGAATCGAACAAATGCACAGCTGCGCCGCCGGACATGCCAAACACATGCTTGGTGCCTTGCAGATGGAGATAATCAATCACATAGTCGCTTAATTTCATATATGCCCCCATTCCCGGTCAAGATCTTCGCCGCAGCTTGTAGATATCGGGATTGCGCTTCAAATGTTCCGTAAAATCGAGATCGCGCCAACTGTCATGCACCAAAGAAAAATTCCGGCCTCCCACAGCGTCCCTGTCCGCGCGAATGCACCAATCGATGCATTGGGCAACATCTTCCACGCTGGCGCCCTTTGCTTGTGCGCCAGCCAGATATTCCCGAGTTCGATCAAAATTGGCCCCGGCTGCCTCTCCTGCCGCCAGCGTCTGCCGGTGTATCTTGGTATCTACCCAGCCGGTGCCAATGATGGACACCTGCAGCTCAGGACATTCGCTGTCGAGCAATTCCGTCATCTTTATCAGCGACATTTTGCCAATGCAATAAGCTGAATAATTATCGAAGGTGCCATTAGTGCCACCACCGGCGAAGAAAATGAGCTTGGGACGCTCTCCGCGCAAACCATACACTGCGTGCAACACCCGCAGCTGCGACGTCGAATTGGTCAACACGCTGCGTTCCCATGTATCGAAATCGAGCGAAAAGAACTTGCCTATGGGTTCTAGCAGGCCAGGAGCGCTGATCAATACATCCCAGCGGAAATCGACTTGTTCCAATTGTCGGGCGAAGTCACTGACTTGCTCCTTGGAATTGATGTCAAGAGGGAACAGAACGGCGCCTTTTTGCTCCAGACGCTTTATTCTTTCGTCCTTTTGGCGATATGAGCCATAGACGATTGCCCCCTGACTCAGATGGTGCTCAACCAAATGGGCGCCGATATCGCTGCCTGCGGCCACGACCAAAACACGCGGTGCAGCCATCAGAAGGGTCCGGTGAACCAGGAACCTGGGACATCGTGCGGTACCGGCTCCGCAAGGCGGACTGCAACATCGGCCCGATCAAGTTGAAGCATGTCTAGTACTTGGCGAGCTACGTCCCCTGCCCGGATGTAGAATCCCGCTGTCATCCCAAAACTCGTCGGTTCGGGAACATCCGGCATGGCCAATCTCGCAGGAGGCGCTGTCAAACTGCTCATGCGTTGCATCGCTACCCTGGCGACGATTTCGCCTGCAATCGATCCGGTCTGGGCTCCAGTGTCAAGCACCAATAACTTGCCGGTCTTTTCAACGGAGGCAAAAATTGCGGGCCAATCTATGGGATTCACACAGCGCAGATCG
This genomic window contains:
- a CDS encoding SDR family oxidoreductase, translated to MAAPRVLVVAAGSDIGAHLVEHHLSQGAIVYGSYRQKDERIKRLEQKGAVLFPLDINSKEQVSDFARQLEQVDFRWDVLISAPGLLEPIGKFFSLDFDTWERSVLTNSTSQLRVLHAVYGLRGERPKLIFFAGGGTNGTFDNYSAYCIGKMSLIKMTELLDSECPELQVSIIGTGWVDTKIHRQTLAAGEAAGANFDRTREYLAGAQAKGASVEDVAQCIDWCIRADRDAVGGRNFSLVHDSWRDLDFTEHLKRNPDIYKLRRRS
- a CDS encoding FkbM family methyltransferase; this translates as MLLDRFETLLEFLATNPAQHPRGSAFYSFVDGVVKQAFLEAKPVFEAGKPVLLAEFGELTLPYEKMGAIDSIDLFGLDELLMFAFYYRNKGRYQRAADIGANMGLHTVLLSRAGCEVEAFEPDPAHYDKLMRNLALNDVTNAKVYKAAVSEKVGQMQFVRVLGNTTSSHLAGAKASPYGDLERFDVDVLDIKDIVKRVDFLKIDAEGHEAVILKAIELEDWDRIDAFVEIGSPENARDVFDKFDGSSINIFAQKLGWQSVRDFAHMPISYKEGGIFISTKAEMPW
- a CDS encoding thiamine pyrophosphate-binding protein; the encoded protein is MKLSDYVIDYLHLQGTKHVFGMSGGAAVHLFDSASRHPEVQPVFMAHEQSAAIAADGYYRVSGQVGACVVTSGPGATNLLTGVCCSYYDSVPTLMLTGQVATNRLKGARQVRQVGFQETDTLSIYSSVTKSAQQIADPKEIGTALEHAYLAARGGRPGPVLIDIPDDLQRADVEAAVGSEVVEAAHTLPSLLLQQVKTLLQQISSARRPVIVVGGGFSTPRRTEELRAFLRDIEVPVVQTWAGLDLLPSDWTNRIGTFGVYGSRLGNFVVQNADLLICLGTRLSQNLTGGALKDFAPSARIVMVDIDRGEMDKFDGYGIEISERIHASMEEFLRAAVSVASDFVPPDISAWLSKIAHWRRELPEDVLPEPAAGSGFVDANHFVRALSDALADDEIIFVDTGGNLTWTCNNLRVKARQRLLSAWNFTPMGYAVPAAIGGAFAAPGSPITCIIGDGGLQLCLGELATVVRHGLPIKIILFNNHSHGIQKQTLETWLEGHYAGVDPNSGLGLSDFRAVAAAMGLPVITIDDSAHITRRLDEVYRRPGPVFCNVEIRIDQKLYPVLKSGAPLDDQMPLMPREKLVALRSFEN